A genomic stretch from Roseofilum casamattae BLCC-M143 includes:
- a CDS encoding transposase, whose amino-acid sequence AEGNSSERTLASYALCELVEEQPQVLEKVQVIWADSGYSGDKFALGVWLMTQARVEVVKRKSKEFEALPKRWLVERTFGWWNRYYRLSKDYEKLPEVSEAAIYAVMTHLMLRRLAS is encoded by the coding sequence GGCTGAAGGTAACAGTAGCGAGCGCACTTTGGCCAGCTATGCATTATGCGAACTCGTGGAAGAGCAACCACAAGTGTTGGAAAAAGTACAAGTTATCTGGGCAGATTCGGGTTATAGTGGTGATAAATTTGCTTTGGGAGTTTGGTTAATGACTCAGGCCAGAGTAGAAGTGGTGAAGCGTAAAAGTAAAGAATTTGAGGCCTTGCCGAAGAGATGGCTCGTCGAGCGAACATTTGGCTGGTGGAATCGATATTACCGTTTGTCTAAAGATTATGAGAAGTTACCGGAAGTGAGTGAAGCAGCCATTTATGCTGTCATGACCCACCTGATGTTACGTCGTTTGGCTTCCTAA